From a single Nematostella vectensis chromosome 3, jaNemVect1.1, whole genome shotgun sequence genomic region:
- the LOC5522203 gene encoding cyclic GMP-AMP synthase-like isoform X2 yields MMDPSEERELNKQLLRYLNDKVAVSASERSETRRILNKYITNGHVWRFIVENCKIPLRGDLLYTGSMYDGLKTQAADEVDVMIPLKIRGGVEVEERAQNRQIPHGFARLKLLRPGEYGYDRFLDYDDYLKVDKVYQHLESLVDRAINQFEINEGISLRSVKHGPAVQLDVYRYDKKLMSIDLVMAFEVSGEFYVTKKYSETAHSCDRYFDISTLFRQSFSLKEKEIFNRLDGQGNGCKKEVLKIMKTIVSTDNSQLRGNLTSYHLKNAFLRHLDGSRHLFVDWSNIMISQRFLGFLTFLVVELDRNFPSFFIPEMTLLDVMETTKLEMKYRLQRIINSSQLRRDILKSEPMQEVNPEEPDHTHDSQGLLTPGEIIGGAVIAAVAGTAFVANRYLREQDEKTSSKATTTSPSSSQQQTQPKDECVVM; encoded by the exons ATG ATGGACCCATCAGAAGAGCGTGAACTAAACAAGCAGTTGCTAAGATACCTGAATGACAAGGTTGCTGTAAGTGCAAGTGAACGATCTGAAACCAGACGCATCTTGAATAAATACATCACAAATGGCCATGTCTGGAGGTTTATTGTGGAAAACTGCAAAATTCCTCTTCGTGGAGATCTTTTGTACACGGGAAGTATGTACGATGGACTGAAAACCCAGGCCGCAGATGAAGTTGATGTCATGATTCCTTTAAAAATACGAGGAGGGGTTGAGGTGGAGGAAAGGGCCCAGAATCGTCAAATCCCACATGGCTTTGCACGCTTGAAGTTGCTCAGACCTGGGGAGTATGGCTATGACAGGTTTCTTGATTATGACGACTACCTTAAAGTGGACAAAGTATATCAACATCTGGAGTCCCTCGTCGACAGAGCAATCAATCAGTTCGAGATCAATGAGGGAATATCACTGCGGTCAGTGAAACACGGACCAGCTGTGCAGCTTGATGTCTACAGATATGACAAGAAGCTGATGTCCATTGACTTGGTCATGGCGTTTGAGGTGTCTGGAGAATTCTATGTGACCAAGAAGTACAGTGAAACAGCTCACTCCTGTGATCGATATTTCGATATTTCCACCCTCTTTCGGCAGTCTTTTTCTTTGAAAGAGAAAGAGATATTCAATCGCCTAGATGGTCAAGGGAATGGCTGTAAAAAAGAGGTGCTAAAGATCATGAAGACAATTGTTTCTACAGACAACTCACAGCTGAGAGGAAACCTGACCAGCTATCATCTCAAGAACGCCTTTCTGAG ACATCTTGATGGATCTAGACATCTTTTTGTGGATTGGAGTAATATCATGATTAGTCAACGATTTCTTGGCTTCTTGACGTTTCTAGTGGTCGAGCTCGACAGAAACTTTCCAAGCTTCTTTATACCAGAGATGACATTGCTAGATGTAATGGAAACTACAAAATTGGAAATGAAGTACAG GTTGCAGAGGATAATCAACAGTTCTCAGCTGAGGCGTGATATATTGAAATCAGAACCGATGCAAGAGGTTAACCCAGAGGAGCCGGATCACACCCATGATTCCCAGGGACTGTTGACTCCAGGTGAAATAATTGGAGGTGCCGTGATTGCTGCTGTTGCTGGTACTGCTTTTGTAGCAAATAGATATTTGAGAGAACAAGACGAGAAAACAAGCTCAAAAGCAACGACTACGTCCCCGTCGTCTTCACAACAACAAACGCAGCCGAAGGATGAATGCGTGGTGATGTAA
- the LOC5522203 gene encoding cyclic GMP-AMP synthase-like isoform X1 yields the protein MLIFSQMDPSEERELNKQLLRYLNDKVAVSASERSETRRILNKYITNGHVWRFIVENCKIPLRGDLLYTGSMYDGLKTQAADEVDVMIPLKIRGGVEVEERAQNRQIPHGFARLKLLRPGEYGYDRFLDYDDYLKVDKVYQHLESLVDRAINQFEINEGISLRSVKHGPAVQLDVYRYDKKLMSIDLVMAFEVSGEFYVTKKYSETAHSCDRYFDISTLFRQSFSLKEKEIFNRLDGQGNGCKKEVLKIMKTIVSTDNSQLRGNLTSYHLKNAFLRHLDGSRHLFVDWSNIMISQRFLGFLTFLVVELDRNFPSFFIPEMTLLDVMETTKLEMKYRLQRIINSSQLRRDILKSEPMQEVNPEEPDHTHDSQGLLTPGEIIGGAVIAAVAGTAFVANRYLREQDEKTSSKATTTSPSSSQQQTQPKDECVVM from the exons ATG CTTATATTTTCACAGATGGACCCATCAGAAGAGCGTGAACTAAACAAGCAGTTGCTAAGATACCTGAATGACAAGGTTGCTGTAAGTGCAAGTGAACGATCTGAAACCAGACGCATCTTGAATAAATACATCACAAATGGCCATGTCTGGAGGTTTATTGTGGAAAACTGCAAAATTCCTCTTCGTGGAGATCTTTTGTACACGGGAAGTATGTACGATGGACTGAAAACCCAGGCCGCAGATGAAGTTGATGTCATGATTCCTTTAAAAATACGAGGAGGGGTTGAGGTGGAGGAAAGGGCCCAGAATCGTCAAATCCCACATGGCTTTGCACGCTTGAAGTTGCTCAGACCTGGGGAGTATGGCTATGACAGGTTTCTTGATTATGACGACTACCTTAAAGTGGACAAAGTATATCAACATCTGGAGTCCCTCGTCGACAGAGCAATCAATCAGTTCGAGATCAATGAGGGAATATCACTGCGGTCAGTGAAACACGGACCAGCTGTGCAGCTTGATGTCTACAGATATGACAAGAAGCTGATGTCCATTGACTTGGTCATGGCGTTTGAGGTGTCTGGAGAATTCTATGTGACCAAGAAGTACAGTGAAACAGCTCACTCCTGTGATCGATATTTCGATATTTCCACCCTCTTTCGGCAGTCTTTTTCTTTGAAAGAGAAAGAGATATTCAATCGCCTAGATGGTCAAGGGAATGGCTGTAAAAAAGAGGTGCTAAAGATCATGAAGACAATTGTTTCTACAGACAACTCACAGCTGAGAGGAAACCTGACCAGCTATCATCTCAAGAACGCCTTTCTGAG ACATCTTGATGGATCTAGACATCTTTTTGTGGATTGGAGTAATATCATGATTAGTCAACGATTTCTTGGCTTCTTGACGTTTCTAGTGGTCGAGCTCGACAGAAACTTTCCAAGCTTCTTTATACCAGAGATGACATTGCTAGATGTAATGGAAACTACAAAATTGGAAATGAAGTACAG GTTGCAGAGGATAATCAACAGTTCTCAGCTGAGGCGTGATATATTGAAATCAGAACCGATGCAAGAGGTTAACCCAGAGGAGCCGGATCACACCCATGATTCCCAGGGACTGTTGACTCCAGGTGAAATAATTGGAGGTGCCGTGATTGCTGCTGTTGCTGGTACTGCTTTTGTAGCAAATAGATATTTGAGAGAACAAGACGAGAAAACAAGCTCAAAAGCAACGACTACGTCCCCGTCGTCTTCACAACAACAAACGCAGCCGAAGGATGAATGCGTGGTGATGTAA
- the LOC5522203 gene encoding cyclic GMP-AMP synthase-like isoform X3 gives MLIFSQMDPSEERELNKQLLRYLNDKVAVSASERSETRRILNKYITNGHVWRFIVENCKIPLRGDLLYTGSMYDGLKTQAADEVDVMIPLKIRGGVEVEERAQNRQIPHGFARLKLLRPGEYGYDRFLDYDDYLKVDKVYQHLESLVDRAINQFEINEGISLRSVKHGPAVQLDVYRYDKKLMSIDLVMAFEVSGEFYVTKKYSETAHSCDRYFDISTLFRQSFSLKEKEIFNRLDGQGNGCKKEVLKIMKTIVSTDNSQLRGNLTSYHLKNAFLSGRARQKLSKLLYTRDDIARCNGNYKIGNEVQVAEDNQQFSAEA, from the exons ATG CTTATATTTTCACAGATGGACCCATCAGAAGAGCGTGAACTAAACAAGCAGTTGCTAAGATACCTGAATGACAAGGTTGCTGTAAGTGCAAGTGAACGATCTGAAACCAGACGCATCTTGAATAAATACATCACAAATGGCCATGTCTGGAGGTTTATTGTGGAAAACTGCAAAATTCCTCTTCGTGGAGATCTTTTGTACACGGGAAGTATGTACGATGGACTGAAAACCCAGGCCGCAGATGAAGTTGATGTCATGATTCCTTTAAAAATACGAGGAGGGGTTGAGGTGGAGGAAAGGGCCCAGAATCGTCAAATCCCACATGGCTTTGCACGCTTGAAGTTGCTCAGACCTGGGGAGTATGGCTATGACAGGTTTCTTGATTATGACGACTACCTTAAAGTGGACAAAGTATATCAACATCTGGAGTCCCTCGTCGACAGAGCAATCAATCAGTTCGAGATCAATGAGGGAATATCACTGCGGTCAGTGAAACACGGACCAGCTGTGCAGCTTGATGTCTACAGATATGACAAGAAGCTGATGTCCATTGACTTGGTCATGGCGTTTGAGGTGTCTGGAGAATTCTATGTGACCAAGAAGTACAGTGAAACAGCTCACTCCTGTGATCGATATTTCGATATTTCCACCCTCTTTCGGCAGTCTTTTTCTTTGAAAGAGAAAGAGATATTCAATCGCCTAGATGGTCAAGGGAATGGCTGTAAAAAAGAGGTGCTAAAGATCATGAAGACAATTGTTTCTACAGACAACTCACAGCTGAGAGGAAACCTGACCAGCTATCATCTCAAGAACGCCTTTCTGAG TGGTCGAGCTCGACAGAAACTTTCCAAGCTTCTTTATACCAGAGATGACATTGCTAGATGTAATGGAAACTACAAAATTGGAAATGAAGTACAG GTTGCAGAGGATAATCAACAGTTCTCAGCTGAGGCGTGA
- the LOC5522318 gene encoding dynein light chain Tctex-type 5-B — translation MAFQIFDPYINIDEPQASDFSDDDAEPRPINLKEVEESIEKSANNLPKDGAKFSSTIVRELALKILERELRAAKYEARKCKVLSMDISEKIRDEVKRLAYDRYKIIAFVTIGSVHGQGLLVSSRCLWFPLTDGSATAVFTNASLFAVATIFGIYLE, via the coding sequence ATGGCGTTCCAGATTTTTGACCCATATATCAACATCGATGAACCACAAGCAAGTGATTTCTCGGACGATGATGCGGAACCAAGGCCCATCAACTTAAAAGAGGTGGAGGAAAGTATTGAAAAATCCGCAAACAATCTGCCGAAGGACGGAGCAAAGTTCAGTTCAACTATTGTACGGGAACTGGCCTTGAAGATCCTAGAAAGGGAACTTAGAGCCGCTAAGTATGAAGCTCGCAAGTGTAAAGTTTTATCCATGGATATAAGCGAGAAAATTCGAGACGAGGTGAAAAGGCTTGCATATGACCGATACAAGATTATAGCTTTTGTGACAATTGGTTCGGTACACGGGCAAGGGCTTTTAGTGTCGAGTAGATGTTTGTGGTTTCCTCTAACAGACGGATCTGCCACTGCCGTGTTCACCAACGCATCCCTATTTGCTGTAGCTACGATATTTGGGATTTATTTGGAGTAG